ATGTTGACGGAATTTCTGGAGCGACTTTAACAAGTGAAGGAACTAAGGAAGCATTAGAAGAAGCTGTAAAAAAAAGTGGAGTAACTCTTCAAGCAGTTACAGTAGCACAAGATACAAAAACAGTTGAATTACCAAAAGAGGCTGATGTAGTTGTAATTGGAGCTGGAGGAGCTGGCTTAACTTCTGCTATTGCTGCTCATGAAAAGGGAGCTAAAGTTATTTTGGTTGAAAAAACTGAACTTTTAGGTGGAAATACAAACTATGCAACAGCTGGACTTAATGCAGCAGGAACAAAAGTACAAGAAAAATTTGGTGAAAAAGACAGTCCAGAGCTTTTCTATGAAGATACAATGAAAGGTGGGAAAAATAAGAATAATAAAGAGTTAGTAAGAGTTTTAGTCAATAATTCAAGTGCAATAGTCGATTGGTTAACAGAAAGAGGAGCAGATTTATCAGAAATTACTTCAACAGGTGGGCAAAGTGCAAAAAGAACTCACAGACCAACAGGTGGAGCAGCAGTAGGACCTAATATTGTAGCTGCACTTTCAAAAACTGCTGAAAATGAAAAAATAGATATAAGAAAAGGAACTAAAGCAATAGAATTAGTAAAAGCTAAAGATAGAATTGTTGGGGTAAAAGTAAGAGAAACAGATGGAAAAGAATATACTATAAAAGCAAAAGCTGTAATTGTTGCAACAGGTGGTTTTGGAGCTAATGCTAAAATGGTTGAAAAATATAATCCAAAATTAAAAGGTTTTGGTTCAACTAACAATCCAGCAATAGTTGGAGATGGAATTGTTATGGTTGAAAAAGTTGGGGGAGCTTTAGTAGATATGAATGAAATCCAAACTCATCCAACTGTTGTACATAACAAGACTAATATGATAACTGAAGCTGTTAGAGGAGAAGGAGCTATTCTTGTAAATAAAGATGGGAAAAGATTTATAGATGAGCTTGAAACAAGAGATGTTGTTTCTAAGGCTATATTAG
The sequence above is a segment of the Fusobacterium simiae genome. Coding sequences within it:
- a CDS encoding flavocytochrome c; protein product: MKKNFFGKLFGLTILMFTLLFSGASAEIFEGTGFGYDKDGIILDVEINDSKITDVRVKRAKESEFATPAIQEIAKKVIATQSLDVDGISGATLTSEGTKEALEEAVKKSGVTLQAVTVAQDTKTVELPKEADVVVIGAGGAGLTSAIAAHEKGAKVILVEKTELLGGNTNYATAGLNAAGTKVQEKFGEKDSPELFYEDTMKGGKNKNNKELVRVLVNNSSAIVDWLTERGADLSEITSTGGQSAKRTHRPTGGAAVGPNIVAALSKTAENEKIDIRKGTKAIELVKAKDRIVGVKVRETDGKEYTIKAKAVIVATGGFGANAKMVEKYNPKLKGFGSTNNPAIVGDGIVMVEKVGGALVDMNEIQTHPTVVHNKTNMITEAVRGEGAILVNKDGKRFIDELETRDVVSKAILEQKGKSAFLIFDEGIRTKLKAADGYVKKGFAVEGTLEEIAAKIGADAKTLEATLNKYNEAVKNKVDSEFNKKTLPKELTGTKYYAIEVSPAVHHTMGGVRINTNAEVIGKNGRPIKGLYAAGEVTGGIHGANRIGGNAVADITIFGKIAGENAAIFSKSVK